The following proteins are encoded in a genomic region of Gimesia algae:
- a CDS encoding DNA topoisomerase I, translating into MPIPFDQLGTVVGGFFRILFANPYFRNLLKPLTRFFIGLIAIPVFHLILNKVVRVQEIDEELEKDLEQWFRGSLLLLAATANMEAALFGWVPMSLQGTEGWILMGFRIMLAIGVIEAMPDQELFSIIHPGPPQLKLSKEYGIWRELKEKWRTILKGVICQHINRSSPVFAILSAIAIDTVGWVCYGMAITQYLIIGLVTSRDRALDVLSEFDRKVTMRRRELIEEFDLDQEEVEEADRKRCEEIEQEQTESKKKQADASKASV; encoded by the coding sequence GTGCCAATACCCTTCGATCAGTTAGGAACCGTTGTGGGTGGATTTTTTCGCATCCTGTTTGCCAACCCCTATTTCAGAAACCTGTTAAAACCTTTAACACGTTTCTTTATCGGTCTGATTGCCATCCCGGTCTTCCACCTGATTCTCAATAAAGTAGTGCGGGTTCAGGAAATCGACGAGGAACTGGAAAAGGATTTAGAGCAATGGTTTCGTGGATCCCTGTTGCTGCTGGCTGCGACTGCGAACATGGAGGCTGCGCTGTTTGGCTGGGTCCCGATGAGCCTGCAGGGAACCGAAGGCTGGATCCTGATGGGCTTTCGGATCATGCTGGCGATCGGTGTAATCGAAGCCATGCCCGACCAGGAACTGTTTTCGATCATTCATCCCGGTCCTCCCCAATTAAAACTGTCTAAAGAATATGGAATCTGGCGCGAGTTAAAAGAAAAATGGCGTACCATTTTGAAAGGAGTGATCTGCCAGCATATAAACCGTTCCTCCCCGGTCTTTGCGATTCTGTCCGCGATCGCCATCGATACAGTGGGTTGGGTCTGTTATGGCATGGCAATTACGCAATATCTGATTATCGGCCTGGTGACGTCGCGTGATCGCGCGCTGGACGTGCTGAGTGAATTTGATCGGAAGGTCACCATGCGGCGGCGCGAACTGATCGAAGAATTTGATCTGGACCAGGAAGAGGTTGAAGAAGCAGATCGAAAGCGATGCGAAGAGATCGAGCAGGAGCAGACGGAGTCGAAAAAAAAACAGGCCGACGCCTCGAAAGCATCGGTCTGA
- a CDS encoding SurA N-terminal domain-containing protein has product MASPLELFRKKQKVLMVPLTILALFAFIVMDQLTPAQFPPIAGMLFFGFVFWYLGRDRGKGIHFAAVGVIIGFFVGYLYIPRVGAETVVKSTAGDIDQRQYQEMVHNRNVANQFIMRSYMASLTEEEQQRPQPPRGAMFGFGREMEDDIILEFLFRKEAEKMNLVVSDDAISNYISRYTNNKLSRKAFQKICKEMGMTEGQLYDIFRDQLQARLAFQMLRPEVSLTPDQYWNFYKKFNVRQELELVALPVKDFEEEVPAPTATEKKAFFETYKAVFPGEKGPGTPGLRQPQKVQVEYLMADYVDTEKQVPPVTDKEIAAFYEDNKERLYKNNPIPDLPAGSTVPTAPELPAPAGPKTEQPAEAAKPGAAEKPADKPAAAPTKAETPAKPKADPKPEPATKPEPKTEKKEESSALATESTTFVSLLDEKPAETPIVAPKPGAEAEGAKPEPTTTTPPPLEPYRPLNDDLKSEIRDQLLRESTLKLMKDKISEAVMFMNELSDKITNPEEGATRPTPEEATKALKEYAAKHQLIYNITPMMSAQEMSESEKYPLGTAKEPTINQFAAQPRTAIEQLFETPVNLTYMPYEAEDSFSSGLLCYWKIKHVDATIPKFDDPEIDQQITAQLKLEKARPLAQKRAEELKKLISGDKEMAAAIEGQTITGKKEGTELSTTTTESFSWMRTSTANASNPFSMPRPELSSISAVEGAGNEFMEQVFDNLDDGEVGVVMNSEKSVCYVVKVINRIPSTPGGLTAMYQEFLKEDMFFFFSPYLPMAQMEQQQTNFEWSQELEAKYQVEKYFEQVEGPEVVAQ; this is encoded by the coding sequence ATGGCCTCGCCACTGGAATTGTTTCGTAAAAAACAAAAAGTATTAATGGTTCCGCTTACCATTCTGGCGTTGTTCGCCTTTATTGTCATGGACCAACTCACACCGGCGCAGTTTCCCCCGATTGCGGGAATGCTGTTCTTCGGGTTCGTCTTCTGGTATCTCGGCCGGGACCGGGGTAAAGGAATTCACTTCGCGGCAGTGGGGGTCATTATCGGCTTCTTCGTGGGTTATTTGTATATTCCACGCGTCGGAGCTGAAACCGTTGTTAAGAGTACCGCCGGTGACATTGACCAGAGACAGTATCAGGAGATGGTCCATAACCGTAATGTTGCCAATCAGTTTATCATGAGATCCTATATGGCCTCACTGACGGAAGAAGAGCAACAACGCCCCCAACCCCCGCGTGGTGCCATGTTCGGATTCGGTCGTGAGATGGAAGACGATATTATTCTTGAGTTTCTGTTCCGCAAAGAAGCGGAAAAGATGAATCTGGTCGTCTCGGATGATGCGATTTCCAACTACATTTCCCGCTACACAAATAACAAACTCAGCCGCAAAGCCTTTCAGAAGATCTGCAAGGAAATGGGAATGACTGAGGGGCAGCTTTACGACATTTTCCGCGATCAGCTGCAGGCACGACTGGCTTTCCAGATGCTGCGACCTGAGGTTTCTCTGACTCCTGATCAATACTGGAACTTCTATAAGAAGTTCAATGTCCGCCAGGAACTGGAACTGGTTGCCTTACCAGTCAAAGATTTTGAAGAGGAGGTCCCCGCGCCAACTGCTACGGAGAAAAAAGCATTTTTTGAGACCTACAAAGCGGTCTTTCCAGGCGAAAAAGGACCGGGCACCCCTGGATTACGCCAGCCTCAAAAGGTACAGGTGGAATACCTGATGGCGGATTACGTCGATACCGAAAAACAGGTTCCCCCTGTGACAGACAAAGAAATTGCAGCATTCTACGAAGACAATAAAGAACGCCTCTACAAAAACAATCCGATTCCTGATCTTCCCGCAGGTTCAACAGTACCGACGGCACCGGAACTGCCTGCTCCTGCTGGTCCCAAAACCGAGCAGCCAGCGGAAGCAGCGAAACCGGGAGCTGCCGAGAAGCCAGCAGACAAACCGGCAGCAGCGCCCACTAAAGCAGAGACACCTGCCAAACCCAAGGCTGATCCGAAACCGGAGCCGGCAACAAAACCCGAACCGAAAACAGAAAAGAAAGAAGAGTCGAGTGCACTGGCGACTGAGTCAACCACATTCGTTTCTCTGTTAGATGAAAAACCAGCTGAGACCCCCATTGTCGCCCCCAAACCGGGTGCAGAAGCAGAGGGAGCAAAACCAGAACCGACCACAACGACTCCGCCTCCGCTGGAACCGTATCGTCCTCTGAATGATGATTTGAAAAGCGAAATCCGCGATCAGCTGTTGCGTGAAAGTACGCTGAAATTGATGAAAGATAAAATTTCAGAGGCTGTGATGTTCATGAATGAACTCAGTGATAAAATCACCAACCCGGAGGAAGGGGCTACTCGGCCGACTCCGGAAGAAGCGACCAAAGCCTTGAAAGAGTATGCTGCCAAACATCAGTTGATTTACAATATTACTCCGATGATGTCGGCTCAGGAGATGTCGGAATCTGAGAAATATCCACTGGGCACTGCCAAAGAGCCAACTATTAATCAATTTGCAGCGCAACCGAGGACTGCCATCGAGCAGTTGTTTGAGACACCTGTCAATCTGACCTATATGCCTTATGAGGCAGAAGACTCCTTCTCCAGCGGATTACTCTGCTACTGGAAGATCAAGCATGTTGATGCCACCATTCCTAAATTTGATGATCCTGAAATTGATCAGCAGATCACGGCACAGCTGAAGCTGGAAAAAGCCCGCCCCCTGGCTCAGAAACGGGCAGAAGAGCTGAAAAAACTGATCAGCGGCGATAAAGAAATGGCGGCAGCGATCGAAGGTCAGACCATCACCGGCAAGAAGGAGGGGACCGAGTTGTCCACGACCACAACGGAATCCTTCAGCTGGATGCGGACCTCAACGGCCAATGCCAGCAACCCGTTTTCCATGCCCCGCCCTGAACTGTCGAGTATTTCAGCAGTTGAAGGTGCCGGTAATGAATTCATGGAACAGGTCTTTGATAACCTGGACGACGGGGAAGTCGGCGTGGTTATGAATTCCGAAAAATCGGTCTGCTATGTCGTGAAAGTCATCAATCGCATCCCCTCCACACCAGGCGGATTGACTGCCATGTACCAGGAGTTTCTGAAGGAAGACATGTTCTTCTTCTTTTCTCCGTATCTGCCTATGGCCCAGATGGAACAGCAGCAGACCAATTTCGAATGGAGCCAGGAACTGGAAGCAAAGTACCAGGTCGAAAAATATTTTGAGCAGGTCGAGGGTCCGGAAGTTGTTGCTCAGTAG
- a CDS encoding site-2 protease family protein, with protein MLGNVAPTEFDLRFSLFGIPIRVHPLFWVMAAFMGWYPNDLKITFIWIACVFISILVHELGHAVMAKYFGWPPEIVLYHFGGLAIYQPYSGLTTQRSIIISAAGPMAGFGLYGAIFFFRYISVRYGMWDGFSEQARIYIGAAFHDLLFINLIWGLINLAPVLPLDGGHICEDICKTVRRSRGDVLAMQISMVVAGGLAAYFFMHQQRYAGIMFALFAFFNFQAYQQRNNIW; from the coding sequence ATGCTGGGAAATGTCGCTCCCACCGAATTCGATTTGCGTTTTTCCTTATTTGGAATCCCGATCCGCGTTCATCCTCTGTTCTGGGTGATGGCAGCGTTCATGGGCTGGTATCCAAATGATCTGAAAATCACGTTCATCTGGATCGCCTGCGTCTTTATCTCGATCCTCGTGCATGAACTGGGGCATGCTGTCATGGCCAAATATTTTGGCTGGCCTCCGGAAATTGTGCTGTATCACTTTGGAGGACTGGCGATCTACCAGCCCTATTCAGGTCTGACAACACAACGTTCCATCATTATCTCGGCAGCAGGACCCATGGCTGGATTCGGGCTGTATGGAGCAATATTTTTCTTCAGATATATCTCAGTTCGCTATGGAATGTGGGACGGTTTCAGTGAACAGGCCCGAATTTATATTGGTGCAGCCTTTCATGATCTGCTGTTTATTAATTTGATCTGGGGATTAATCAATCTCGCTCCCGTGCTGCCACTGGATGGCGGTCATATCTGCGAAGATATCTGTAAAACCGTCAGACGTTCACGCGGCGATGTACTGGCAATGCAGATCTCGATGGTCGTTGCCGGCGGTCTGGCTGCTTATTTCTTTATGCACCAGCAGCGCTATGCAGGAATCATGTTCGCGCTGTTCGCGTTCTTCAACTTCCAGGCGTACCAGCAGCGCAACAATATCTGGTAA
- a CDS encoding ABC transporter ATP-binding protein → MSEQVQQSPAEQSETSSRENMIEAIGLSKFYGQFAATKNVTFSVPRGQVAAFLGPNGAGKSTTMKLLTGFLSPSEGQARVGGFDVSTHRIEASQKLGYLPENGPLYEEMTPKGFLTYAGSVRGMSAAELSKRLEFVMEKCDLSSVWKKPIRKLSRGFRQRVGMAQALLHDPDILILDEPTSGLDPNQNQSVRDLIRDLGKTKTILLSTHILQEVKAVCSRVILINQGLIVFDGSVDELGNSQDDMEASFHKLTHA, encoded by the coding sequence ATGTCGGAACAGGTTCAGCAATCTCCTGCAGAGCAGTCTGAAACTTCGTCCCGGGAGAACATGATTGAAGCCATCGGATTGAGTAAATTCTATGGTCAGTTCGCCGCGACAAAAAATGTGACATTCTCCGTCCCCCGTGGCCAGGTCGCTGCCTTCCTGGGTCCTAACGGTGCGGGAAAATCCACAACCATGAAACTACTGACCGGGTTTCTCTCCCCCAGTGAAGGTCAGGCACGTGTTGGCGGCTTTGATGTGAGTACCCATCGCATCGAAGCCAGCCAGAAACTCGGGTATCTTCCGGAAAACGGCCCACTGTATGAAGAGATGACGCCAAAGGGCTTTCTGACCTATGCCGGCAGCGTGCGAGGCATGTCGGCCGCTGAGCTCAGCAAACGCCTGGAGTTTGTCATGGAAAAATGTGACCTGAGCAGTGTCTGGAAAAAACCAATCCGAAAACTCTCACGGGGTTTTCGACAACGCGTGGGCATGGCTCAGGCATTATTGCACGATCCGGATATTCTGATTCTGGACGAACCCACCAGTGGACTGGATCCAAATCAAAACCAGTCAGTGCGAGATCTGATTCGCGACCTGGGTAAGACCAAGACCATTCTACTGTCGACTCATATTCTGCAGGAAGTCAAAGCGGTCTGCAGCCGGGTGATCCTGATCAATCAGGGTTTGATTGTGTTTGATGGTTCTGTGGATGAACTGGGAAACAGCCAGGACGACATGGAAGCCAGTTTCCACAAGCTGACACACGCGTAA
- a CDS encoding reverse transcriptase family protein, translating into MGLFDFLRRIFFGSPPSQSVSPVESTPVPEETSPRKPRCKAKLEPLRYTSVHSDRVENIEEVAAPPYELARYGARTGHYFDMTKDGDAQKLARYELPQFSTPMELAEWLQIPVGKLAWLTHRFTQFDRPDEAQESHYIYHWKPKRSGFRLIESPRPFLKMAQQQILQEILNQVPLHTAAHGFVRGRSSVTNAAPHTGKRVVVKFDLENFYTSVKFSRVVAIFRNLGYCREASLYLARLTTSVIPMSLPFPDGSLRPLLPYLSRHLPQGAATSPALANLSAYSLDVRLSGLARAFDADYTRYADDLTFSGSEPFLRSLQVFLPLVNQIIRSERFQVNHMKRRVLRDNQQQKVTGVVVNEHPNVPRKEFDLLKAILTNCIRQGPGTQNRENHPDFASHLRGRVAYVQQLNPNRGQRLLQLYEQIRW; encoded by the coding sequence ATGGGTTTATTTGATTTCTTACGACGGATCTTTTTCGGTTCTCCACCGAGCCAGTCTGTCTCGCCAGTAGAGTCGACTCCCGTCCCGGAAGAGACCAGTCCCCGCAAACCCCGATGCAAAGCCAAACTGGAACCATTACGCTACACCAGCGTTCATTCGGACCGGGTCGAGAATATCGAAGAAGTGGCAGCGCCCCCCTACGAGTTGGCACGCTATGGAGCGAGGACCGGTCATTATTTCGATATGACCAAAGATGGCGATGCTCAGAAACTGGCTCGTTACGAACTGCCGCAGTTCTCTACGCCAATGGAACTTGCTGAGTGGCTGCAGATCCCAGTGGGGAAACTGGCCTGGCTGACCCACCGCTTCACACAATTCGACCGTCCTGATGAAGCACAGGAATCGCATTACATTTATCACTGGAAGCCAAAACGGTCCGGATTTCGCCTGATCGAATCGCCGCGCCCGTTCTTGAAAATGGCACAGCAGCAGATCCTGCAGGAGATCTTAAATCAGGTTCCTCTGCACACAGCCGCGCATGGATTCGTAAGAGGCCGCTCTTCTGTGACGAATGCGGCACCACACACGGGCAAACGTGTGGTTGTCAAATTTGACCTGGAGAATTTTTATACCAGCGTCAAATTTTCCCGCGTCGTTGCCATCTTTCGCAACCTGGGCTACTGCCGTGAAGCATCACTTTATCTGGCGCGGTTAACGACCTCCGTGATCCCCATGAGTCTACCTTTTCCGGATGGCAGCCTGCGCCCTTTGCTTCCTTATCTGTCACGGCATCTGCCTCAAGGCGCAGCCACCTCTCCAGCGCTGGCGAACCTGTCGGCCTATTCGCTGGACGTTCGGCTCTCCGGTCTGGCGCGCGCCTTCGATGCTGACTACACACGCTATGCAGATGACCTGACCTTTTCGGGATCAGAACCGTTTCTGCGATCACTGCAAGTCTTTCTGCCTCTGGTCAATCAGATCATCCGCTCAGAACGGTTTCAGGTGAACCACATGAAACGCCGCGTGCTGCGAGATAATCAGCAGCAGAAAGTGACCGGCGTCGTTGTGAACGAACATCCCAATGTGCCACGCAAAGAATTTGATCTGCTGAAAGCGATTCTCACAAATTGCATTCGCCAGGGTCCGGGAACTCAGAATCGCGAGAATCATCCCGATTTTGCCAGCCATCTGCGCGGGCGTGTGGCATATGTGCAGCAACTCAACCCGAACCGTGGGCAACGTTTACTGCAACTGTATGAACAGATTCGCTGGTAA
- the topA gene encoding type I DNA topoisomerase: protein MAKKKLKALVIVESPAKAKKIGSYLGSDYKVLASMGHVRDLPTKASDVPSEFKKKHKWATLGVNVESEFEPYYLVPKEKKKTVKELKDALKDAEELILATDEDREGESIGWHLAELLKPKVPVKRMVFSEITEEAIQEAIANPRELDLNLVSAQETRRVLDRLYGFTLSPLLWKKIARGLSAGRVQSVAVRILVQRELERLAFKSGTYWDLKAQLKTDAGAEFESMLMTVGGKKVASGKDFDESTGKLKEGADVLLLNEQQADDLLERVKKSDWTVTSVEQRMQQRKPPAPFTTSTLQQEGNRKLNMSARETMQVAQRLYEDGHITYMRTDSVNLSNEAVSASRQRIEDLYGKDYLSPEIRRFDTKSKGAQEAHEAIRPAGKSMKTVEEIGLKGQQGKLYAMIWKRTMATQMEEARLRFQTVTITADNAEFRATGRHVEFPGFFRAYVEGSDDPEAALDDSESVLPPLEENQALEASEVEPLKHETKPPARYTEATIVRKMESEGVGRPSTYASIIGTIQDRGYVKKSGSQLVPTFTALAVTRLLEKFFPNLVDLQFTAAMEQELDDIAVGEGDRLPYLNQFYRGEAGLDEQVKAKEETIDAREICTLDLEGITSAVRVGRYGPYVSNEADEEPVSASIPDNIAPADLTNELAEKLIRQKAEGPKSLGMHPEENTPIYKLHGPFGPYLQLGDVVEDGPKPKRVSIPKTVDPDTIDFETALKYLSLPRPLGEHPETGKKVNAGIGRFGPYVLHDKVYKSLGKEDDILTIDLPRAVELLKQARKRSAPTPIRDLGKHPEDEEPIGIFDGRYGPYVKHGKINATIPKGYEVDNVTLDQAIEWLDAKAEKKGAKKAAKKKTAAKKTTKKAAAKKTTKKAAAKKKTTKKKAAKKTTKKKAAKKEESEE from the coding sequence GTGGCAAAGAAAAAGCTGAAGGCACTGGTGATCGTGGAATCACCGGCAAAAGCCAAGAAAATCGGCAGCTATTTAGGCAGCGACTATAAGGTGCTGGCCAGTATGGGCCATGTACGCGATCTGCCTACGAAAGCCTCTGATGTTCCTTCTGAATTCAAGAAAAAACATAAATGGGCGACCCTGGGGGTCAATGTCGAATCCGAATTCGAACCTTATTATCTGGTCCCCAAAGAGAAGAAAAAAACGGTCAAAGAACTTAAAGATGCTCTGAAAGATGCCGAAGAGCTGATTCTCGCGACTGACGAAGACCGCGAAGGGGAAAGTATCGGCTGGCATCTGGCCGAGTTGCTGAAACCCAAAGTCCCCGTGAAACGCATGGTTTTCTCGGAAATTACCGAAGAAGCCATTCAGGAAGCGATCGCCAACCCCCGCGAGCTCGATCTGAACCTGGTCTCAGCTCAGGAAACCAGACGCGTATTGGATCGTCTGTACGGGTTTACATTAAGCCCGCTGTTATGGAAAAAGATTGCCCGGGGTCTGTCTGCTGGTCGCGTCCAGTCGGTGGCCGTACGAATTCTGGTCCAGCGCGAACTGGAACGGCTTGCCTTCAAAAGTGGTACTTACTGGGATTTGAAAGCCCAGCTTAAGACGGATGCAGGTGCCGAATTCGAATCGATGCTGATGACGGTCGGTGGTAAAAAGGTCGCCAGCGGTAAAGACTTCGACGAGTCGACCGGTAAACTGAAAGAGGGAGCAGATGTCCTGCTGCTCAATGAACAGCAGGCAGATGACCTGCTGGAGCGGGTCAAAAAATCGGACTGGACGGTCACCTCGGTCGAACAGCGAATGCAACAGCGCAAACCACCGGCTCCCTTTACAACCAGTACATTGCAGCAGGAAGGTAACCGCAAGCTGAACATGTCGGCCCGGGAAACCATGCAGGTCGCCCAGCGACTGTATGAAGACGGTCACATTACCTATATGCGTACTGACAGTGTCAATCTCTCCAATGAAGCGGTCTCCGCATCCCGTCAACGGATTGAAGATCTGTACGGCAAAGATTATCTCAGCCCCGAGATTCGCCGTTTTGATACCAAGTCCAAAGGGGCGCAGGAAGCACACGAAGCGATCAGACCCGCCGGAAAGTCGATGAAAACGGTGGAGGAAATCGGCCTCAAAGGACAACAGGGAAAACTATATGCCATGATCTGGAAGCGGACGATGGCTACCCAGATGGAAGAGGCCCGTCTGCGATTCCAGACCGTTACTATCACAGCCGACAACGCCGAATTCCGAGCCACCGGTCGTCATGTTGAATTTCCCGGTTTCTTCCGTGCTTATGTGGAAGGCTCGGATGATCCTGAAGCAGCATTGGATGACAGCGAATCCGTGTTGCCTCCGCTGGAAGAAAATCAGGCTCTGGAAGCCAGTGAAGTGGAACCACTCAAGCACGAAACCAAACCACCCGCGCGCTACACGGAAGCGACCATCGTGCGTAAAATGGAAAGTGAAGGCGTCGGCCGTCCGAGTACGTATGCATCGATCATCGGGACAATCCAGGATCGCGGCTACGTCAAAAAATCAGGCAGCCAGCTGGTTCCTACGTTTACCGCGCTGGCAGTCACGCGTCTACTGGAGAAGTTTTTCCCGAACCTGGTCGATCTGCAGTTCACCGCTGCCATGGAACAGGAACTCGATGACATCGCCGTCGGTGAAGGGGACCGTCTGCCTTATCTGAACCAGTTTTATCGCGGGGAAGCGGGGCTCGACGAACAGGTCAAAGCCAAGGAAGAGACCATCGATGCGCGGGAAATCTGCACGCTGGATCTGGAAGGCATCACCTCGGCTGTCCGCGTTGGTCGCTATGGACCTTATGTTTCGAATGAAGCAGATGAAGAACCGGTTTCAGCTTCCATTCCCGATAATATTGCTCCCGCGGATCTGACCAACGAACTGGCTGAAAAATTAATCCGGCAGAAAGCCGAAGGCCCGAAATCACTCGGCATGCATCCCGAGGAAAACACCCCCATTTATAAACTGCATGGACCGTTTGGCCCTTATCTGCAGTTGGGAGATGTAGTCGAAGATGGCCCGAAGCCGAAGCGCGTCAGTATTCCGAAAACTGTCGACCCCGATACGATTGACTTTGAAACTGCTTTGAAATATCTGAGCCTGCCTCGTCCGTTAGGCGAACATCCGGAGACCGGTAAAAAGGTCAACGCGGGCATCGGTCGTTTCGGTCCTTATGTGCTGCATGATAAAGTTTATAAGTCGCTGGGTAAGGAAGACGACATCCTGACCATCGACCTGCCTCGCGCAGTCGAACTGCTCAAACAGGCGCGTAAACGCAGTGCCCCGACTCCGATTCGTGATCTGGGCAAACATCCTGAGGACGAAGAACCGATCGGCATCTTTGATGGTCGCTACGGACCGTACGTGAAGCACGGCAAAATTAACGCGACAATTCCCAAGGGATACGAAGTGGATAACGTCACGCTGGATCAGGCCATTGAGTGGCTGGACGCGAAAGCGGAGAAAAAAGGCGCAAAGAAGGCAGCCAAAAAGAAAACAGCAGCCAAGAAAACCACCAAAAAAGCAGCCGCGAAAAAGACAACTAAAAAAGCGGCAGCAAAAAAGAAGACTACCAAAAAGAAAGCAGCGAAAAAAACAACAAAGAAAAAAGCTGCTAAGAAAGAAGAATCAGAAGAATAA